From a single Micromonospora sp. WMMD1102 genomic region:
- a CDS encoding DNA polymerase III subunit delta': protein MADVFADLVGQPEAVDLLRRAAAAAEAIRAAAVEGAGADTAAAAAAETPAAADTGAGVSDIGAAVGSAMTHAWIFTGPPGSGRSVAARAFAAALQCHRGTGCGECAGCHTTLAGTHADVRFVVPEGLSIGVGEMRALVLRAASTPSGGRWQVLVIEDADRLTEAAGNALLKAIEEPPPRTVFLLCTPSTHPDDVSVTIRSRCRVVALRQPPAEAVATVLRDRDGIAPDVAAWAAAAAQGHVGRARRLARDQEARRRREAVLALPRKLSGVGACFDAASALIEAAEAEAAAAVAEADAAERAALETALGAGGTGRGAAGAIRGAAGQLKDLERRQKSRATRAQRDALDRALVDLAGFYRDVLTISLRAPVEPVHTDVAGLASSAAGKWTPEGTLRRLEAVLGCRAAIETNVKPRIAVEAMMLALWRG, encoded by the coding sequence ATGGCCGACGTCTTCGCCGACCTGGTGGGCCAGCCGGAGGCGGTGGACCTGCTCCGCCGGGCCGCCGCCGCGGCGGAGGCGATCCGGGCCGCAGCCGTCGAGGGCGCTGGCGCCGACACCGCTGCCGCCGCTGCGGCCGAGACCCCTGCCGCTGCTGACACCGGTGCCGGTGTCTCCGACATCGGCGCCGCCGTCGGCAGCGCGATGACGCATGCGTGGATCTTCACCGGGCCACCCGGCTCCGGGCGGTCCGTCGCGGCCCGAGCGTTCGCGGCGGCCCTGCAATGCCATCGGGGTACCGGTTGCGGCGAGTGTGCCGGCTGCCACACCACGCTGGCCGGGACACACGCCGACGTCCGGTTCGTGGTGCCGGAGGGGCTCTCCATCGGAGTCGGCGAGATGCGGGCCCTGGTGCTGCGGGCGGCCAGCACGCCGAGCGGGGGACGCTGGCAGGTGCTCGTGATCGAGGATGCGGACCGGCTCACCGAGGCGGCCGGCAACGCGCTGCTCAAGGCGATCGAGGAGCCGCCACCGCGTACCGTCTTCCTGCTCTGCACCCCCTCGACGCACCCGGACGACGTCTCGGTGACCATCCGCTCCCGGTGCCGGGTGGTGGCGCTGCGGCAGCCGCCGGCCGAGGCGGTGGCGACCGTACTCCGGGATCGGGACGGGATCGCGCCCGACGTGGCCGCCTGGGCGGCAGCGGCGGCCCAGGGGCACGTCGGCCGGGCCCGCCGGCTGGCCCGGGACCAGGAGGCGCGCAGGCGGCGGGAGGCGGTGCTGGCCCTGCCCCGCAAACTGAGCGGCGTCGGTGCCTGCTTCGACGCCGCATCCGCGCTGATCGAGGCGGCCGAGGCGGAGGCGGCGGCAGCGGTCGCCGAGGCCGACGCCGCCGAGCGGGCCGCGCTGGAGACCGCGCTCGGTGCCGGCGGGACCGGGCGGGGCGCGGCCGGCGCGATCCGGGGCGCCGCCGGACAGCTCAAGGACCTCGAACGCCGGCAGAAGTCCCGGGCCACCCGGGCCCAGCGGGACGCGCTGGACCGGGCGCTCGTCGACCTGGCCGGCTTCTACCGGGACGTACTCACCATCTCGCTGCGTGCCCCGGTCGAGCCGGTGCACACCGATGTGGCCGGGTTGGCCAGCTCGGCCGCCGGAAAGTGGACCCCGGAGGGCACCCTGCGGAGGCTGGAGGCGGTGCTCGGCTGCCGTGCGGCGATCGAGACGAACGTCAAGCCACGGATCGCCGTCGAGGCGATGATGCTCGCCCTCTGGCGGGGCTGA
- a CDS encoding YbaB/EbfC family nucleoid-associated protein: protein MTREIDQSWVEEAIERYRRIEALRAEFDEAIRRVEVTVRSPDGLVELVVTADGSVGDVRFVGAPQVRTGPELARSVRAAITAADDAARWAREKLYTETFGEYRRLAED, encoded by the coding sequence GTGACGCGGGAGATCGACCAGTCGTGGGTCGAGGAGGCGATCGAGCGGTACCGGCGCATCGAGGCGCTGCGAGCCGAGTTCGACGAGGCGATCCGGCGGGTCGAGGTCACCGTCCGGTCGCCGGACGGCCTGGTCGAGCTGGTCGTCACCGCCGACGGGTCGGTCGGCGACGTACGGTTCGTCGGTGCCCCGCAGGTGCGTACCGGGCCGGAGCTGGCCCGCTCGGTCCGGGCCGCCATCACCGCCGCGGACGACGCCGCCCGGTGGGCCCGGGAGAAGCTCTACACCGAGACGTTCGGCGAGTACCGCCGGCTGGCGGAGGACTGA
- the tmk gene encoding dTMP kinase — MLGAASFGDWLGLLATSVFASSQVTGDTAKGLAFGAVIAVRLLPALVLGPVAGVLADRFDRRYTMVICDLLRFVLFASIPLAALLDVGGGLVVGWAAVATFLIEAITLIWIPAKEAAVPNLIPRSRLEMANQLTLITTYGLTPVLAAVSIAVLDRSIRTAAGGPPPGWADPTQLALYFNSLSRLATALVVFFGIREISGRSGRRDSAGRAEQSVLRQFVDGWRFIGKTPLVRGLVLGIFGAFAGGGVVIGTANFFTKSLAAGDAAFYLLFGAIFLGLSLGIGLGPMIVREMSRRRWFGVSIVLASASVLMLAGSIHLSMAILGAVLVGAGAGMAFLAGITLLGGEIADDMRGRVFAVVQTGTRLVLILAISVSSLLVGVGGSWQLNIADLGISVSSTRLLLLAAGLVGIYTGIKAFRQMDDKPGVPVLPDLWGSVRGRPLFPAEPFAATGAFVVFEGGEGAGKSTQVNRLAEELRRQRHEVVVTREPGATGVGEQIRGLVLGRTSGPDTIAPRAEALLYAADRAHHVATVVRPALARGAVVISDRYVDSSLAYQGAGRTLPVEEISWLSSWATGGLKPDLVVLLDIEPRTGLGRVTARGGEKDVVETESLDFHDRVRYAFLDLAAADPKRYLVLDASRPVDELAATVVERVAGMLADPDPDGRPEPADPPDTSTRPELSEAERQAAAQAAQAAQPAQAAQPDPRDAADSRARTEVPAPTEAAEAPERSARAGTGRRGGAAGAAGAFELERRP; from the coding sequence GTGCTCGGTGCCGCCTCGTTCGGTGACTGGCTCGGCCTGCTGGCCACCTCGGTCTTCGCCTCCAGCCAGGTCACCGGGGACACCGCCAAGGGCCTGGCGTTCGGCGCCGTGATCGCGGTACGCCTGCTCCCGGCCCTGGTCCTCGGCCCGGTCGCCGGAGTGCTCGCCGACCGGTTCGACCGGCGCTACACGATGGTCATCTGCGACCTGCTCCGGTTCGTGCTCTTCGCCTCCATCCCGCTGGCCGCCCTGCTGGACGTCGGCGGCGGCCTGGTGGTCGGCTGGGCGGCGGTCGCCACCTTCCTGATCGAGGCGATCACGCTGATCTGGATCCCGGCCAAGGAGGCCGCGGTCCCGAACCTGATCCCCCGGTCCCGGCTGGAGATGGCCAACCAGCTCACCCTGATCACCACGTACGGGCTGACCCCGGTGCTCGCCGCCGTCAGCATCGCCGTACTGGACCGGAGCATCCGGACGGCAGCCGGCGGTCCGCCGCCGGGCTGGGCCGACCCGACCCAGTTGGCGCTCTACTTCAACTCGCTGAGCCGGCTGGCCACCGCGCTCGTGGTGTTCTTCGGCATCCGGGAGATCAGCGGTCGCAGCGGTCGCCGGGACAGCGCCGGGCGGGCCGAGCAGAGCGTACTGCGCCAGTTCGTCGACGGCTGGCGGTTCATCGGCAAGACCCCGCTGGTCCGCGGGCTGGTGCTGGGCATCTTCGGCGCCTTCGCCGGTGGCGGCGTGGTGATCGGTACGGCGAACTTCTTCACCAAGTCGCTGGCCGCCGGTGACGCCGCCTTCTACCTGCTCTTCGGCGCGATCTTCCTCGGCCTGTCGCTCGGCATCGGGCTGGGGCCGATGATCGTCCGGGAGATGTCCCGGCGCCGCTGGTTCGGGGTGAGCATCGTGCTGGCCAGCGCCTCGGTGCTGATGCTGGCCGGCTCCATCCACCTCTCCATGGCGATCCTCGGCGCGGTACTCGTCGGCGCGGGTGCCGGGATGGCCTTCCTGGCCGGCATCACCCTGCTCGGCGGCGAGATCGCCGACGATATGCGCGGCCGGGTCTTCGCGGTGGTGCAGACCGGGACCAGGCTGGTGCTGATCCTGGCGATCTCGGTCAGCAGCCTGCTGGTCGGCGTCGGCGGCTCCTGGCAGCTGAACATCGCAGACCTCGGCATCTCGGTCTCCTCGACCCGCCTGTTGCTGCTGGCCGCCGGGCTGGTCGGCATCTACACCGGGATCAAGGCGTTCCGCCAGATGGACGACAAGCCGGGCGTACCGGTGCTGCCCGATCTCTGGGGCTCGGTCCGGGGCCGTCCGCTCTTCCCGGCCGAGCCGTTCGCCGCGACCGGTGCCTTCGTGGTCTTCGAGGGTGGTGAGGGCGCGGGCAAGTCGACCCAGGTGAACCGGCTGGCCGAGGAGTTGCGCCGGCAGCGGCACGAGGTGGTGGTGACCCGGGAGCCGGGCGCGACCGGGGTCGGGGAGCAGATCCGCGGCCTGGTGCTCGGCCGGACCAGCGGCCCGGACACCATCGCCCCCCGGGCGGAGGCACTGCTCTACGCCGCCGACCGGGCGCACCACGTCGCCACGGTGGTCCGCCCGGCGCTGGCCCGGGGCGCGGTGGTGATCAGCGACCGGTACGTCGACTCGTCGCTGGCCTACCAGGGCGCCGGCCGGACCCTGCCGGTCGAGGAGATCTCCTGGCTCTCCTCCTGGGCCACCGGCGGTCTCAAGCCCGACCTGGTGGTGCTGCTCGACATCGAGCCCCGGACCGGCCTCGGTCGGGTGACCGCCCGGGGTGGTGAGAAGGACGTGGTGGAGACCGAGTCGCTCGACTTCCACGACCGGGTCCGGTACGCCTTCCTCGACCTGGCCGCCGCCGACCCCAAGCGCTACCTGGTGCTGGACGCCTCCCGACCGGTCGACGAACTCGCGGCGACGGTGGTCGAGCGGGTCGCCGGGATGCTGGCCGACCCGGACCCGGACGGCCGGCCCGAGCCGGCCGACCCGCCGGACACCTCGACCCGACCGGAGTTATCCGAAGCCGAGCGCCAGGCGGCAGCACAGGCGGCGCAGGCCGCGCAGCCGGCCCAGGCAGCACAGCCAGATCCACGGGACGCTGCGGATTCGCGGGCCCGGACGGAGGTGCCGGCACCCACCGAGGCGGCCGAGGCGCCGGAGCGGTCGGCCCGGGCCGGCACCGGGAGGCGCGGCGGCGCGGCCGGCGCGGCGGGTGCCTTCGAACTCGAACGGCGCCCCTGA
- a CDS encoding TetR family transcriptional regulator, giving the protein MLDACAEIVDEVGYEGLTTTLLAERAGVAIGSVYQFFPDKRAIVQALTLRNMEAYLERLSDRFSRGDLTHWWDGVDAAIDEYITMHRRVPGFRTLHFGDVVDVHLLDEDRDNNGVIAEQLARVLVEQFGTTDAPRLRFALEIAVEAADALIKLAFRRDPEGDEKVLVEATALIREYLHRHVDAAPSSAG; this is encoded by the coding sequence ATGCTCGACGCCTGTGCCGAGATAGTCGACGAGGTCGGCTACGAGGGGCTGACCACCACCCTGCTCGCCGAGCGCGCCGGAGTGGCCATCGGGTCGGTGTACCAGTTCTTCCCGGACAAGCGAGCGATCGTGCAGGCGCTGACCCTGCGCAACATGGAGGCGTACCTGGAGCGGCTCAGCGACCGCTTCTCCCGGGGCGACCTGACCCACTGGTGGGACGGGGTCGACGCCGCGATCGACGAGTACATCACCATGCACCGGAGGGTGCCGGGGTTCCGCACCCTGCACTTCGGCGACGTCGTCGACGTGCACCTGCTCGACGAGGACCGGGACAACAACGGCGTGATCGCCGAGCAGTTGGCCCGGGTGCTCGTCGAGCAGTTCGGCACCACCGACGCGCCCCGGCTGCGCTTCGCGCTGGAGATCGCGGTGGAGGCGGCCGACGCGCTGATCAAGCTGGCCTTCCGGCGTGATCCGGAGGGCGACGAGAAGGTGCTGGTCGAGGCGACCGCGCTGATCCGCGAGTACCTGCACCGGCACGTCGACGCCGCCCCCTCCTCGGCCGGCTAG
- a CDS encoding amino acid deaminase/aldolase, producing the protein MATERDLLRNRLDEATAHLEPPFAAVDLDAFDANAGAMVDRSGGRPLRIASKSLRCRALLRRALAGPGWHGALAYTLAEAIWLVRSGVTDDALVGYPSADRQALAQLAADPELAGRVCLMVDSPAQLDLVDAVAAPGSRAEIRICLELDASWRPLADSLGGRLHIGVRRSPVRSAGEAGALAAAIGQRPGFRLVGLMAYEAQIAGLGDAPPRQAVRAATIRLLQRRSYRELLHRRAAAVAAVREHADLEFVNGGGTGSIALTAADPAVTEITAGSGLYGPTLFDAYRSWRPRPAAFFALPVVRRPAPGVVTLLGGGWVASGPADRTRLPTPWLPPGLRLTGTEGAGEVQTPVTGVPAESLRVGDRVWFRHAKAGELAEHVGELHLVESDRVVDTVPTYRGEGRAFL; encoded by the coding sequence ATGGCCACCGAACGCGACCTGCTGCGCAACCGCCTCGACGAGGCGACCGCACACCTCGAACCACCCTTCGCCGCGGTCGACCTCGACGCGTTCGACGCCAACGCCGGGGCCATGGTCGACCGCTCCGGCGGCCGGCCGCTGCGGATCGCCAGCAAGTCGCTGCGCTGCCGGGCCCTGCTCCGCCGCGCCCTGGCCGGACCCGGCTGGCACGGCGCGCTGGCGTACACCCTGGCCGAGGCGATCTGGCTGGTCCGGTCCGGCGTGACCGACGACGCGCTGGTCGGCTATCCCAGCGCCGACCGGCAGGCACTGGCGCAGCTCGCCGCCGACCCGGAACTGGCCGGTCGGGTCTGCCTGATGGTGGACAGCCCCGCCCAGCTCGACCTGGTCGACGCGGTCGCCGCGCCGGGCAGCCGCGCCGAGATCCGGATCTGCCTCGAACTGGACGCCTCCTGGCGCCCGCTGGCCGACTCCCTCGGCGGCCGGCTGCACATCGGCGTCCGCCGCTCGCCGGTGCGCTCGGCCGGCGAGGCCGGTGCGCTGGCCGCCGCGATCGGGCAACGGCCGGGCTTCCGGCTGGTCGGGCTGATGGCGTACGAGGCGCAGATCGCCGGGCTCGGCGACGCACCGCCCCGGCAGGCGGTACGGGCCGCCACGATCCGGCTGCTGCAACGGCGGTCGTACCGGGAACTCCTGCACCGGCGCGCGGCGGCGGTCGCGGCGGTACGCGAGCACGCCGACCTGGAGTTCGTCAACGGCGGCGGAACCGGCAGCATCGCGCTGACCGCGGCGGACCCGGCGGTAACCGAGATCACCGCCGGGTCGGGCCTGTACGGGCCGACGCTCTTCGACGCCTACCGGAGCTGGCGGCCCCGACCGGCGGCGTTCTTCGCCCTGCCGGTGGTCCGCCGGCCCGCCCCCGGGGTGGTGACCCTGCTCGGCGGCGGGTGGGTGGCGTCCGGGCCGGCCGACCGGACCCGGCTGCCCACCCCGTGGCTGCCGCCGGGTCTGCGGTTGACCGGCACCGAGGGCGCCGGGGAGGTGCAGACCCCGGTGACCGGTGTTCCCGCCGAGTCACTGCGGGTCGGCGACCGGGTCTGGTTCCGGCACGCCAAGGCCGGCGAGCTGGCCGAACATGTCGGAGAACTGCACCTGGTGGAGTCGGACCGGGTGGTGGACACCGTCCCGACCTACCGCGGCGAGGGACGGGCCTTCCTCTGA